One Streptomyces sp. ML-6 genomic region harbors:
- the lspA gene encoding signal peptidase II, whose translation MAEAERIIGTPDIPETEGTEKTGSEDREADRAGETTPARGKRKILVLFGVAVFAYLLDLISKTIVVAKLEHQEPIELIGDWLQLSAIRNPGAAFGIGEAFTIIFTFIAATVIVVIARLARKLYSLPWAIALGLLLGGALGNLTDRIFRSPGVFEGAVVDFIAPAHFAVFNLADSAIVCGGILIVILSFKGLDPDGTVHKD comes from the coding sequence GTGGCAGAGGCGGAGCGCATCATCGGTACGCCGGACATCCCCGAGACCGAGGGGACCGAGAAGACCGGGAGCGAGGACCGGGAAGCGGACCGGGCCGGGGAGACGACCCCCGCGCGGGGCAAGCGGAAGATCCTGGTGCTCTTCGGGGTGGCCGTGTTCGCCTACCTCCTCGACCTGATCAGCAAGACGATCGTGGTCGCGAAGCTGGAGCACCAGGAGCCGATCGAGCTCATCGGTGACTGGCTCCAGCTCAGCGCGATCCGCAACCCCGGGGCCGCGTTCGGCATCGGCGAGGCGTTCACCATCATCTTCACCTTCATCGCGGCGACCGTGATCGTCGTGATCGCCCGCCTCGCCCGCAAGCTCTACAGCCTGCCCTGGGCCATCGCGCTCGGTCTGCTGCTCGGCGGCGCGCTCGGCAACCTCACCGACCGCATCTTCCGTTCCCCCGGCGTCTTCGAGGGCGCGGTGGTGGACTTCATCGCCCCCGCGCACTTCGCCGTCTTCAATCTGGCGGACTCCGCGATCGTCTGCGGCGGCATCCTGATCGTGATCCTCTCCTTCAAGGGCCTGGACCCCGACGGCACCGTGCACAAGGACTAG
- a CDS encoding TraR/DksA C4-type zinc finger protein, with translation MVANRTAAKKTAPTGPTDAPAGAEAGTETLPESGPREATAGKTAGRTAGKKTAKKTAARKTAARKSTTKSTTGKRPASAEHADAGHGSPAGKAPAKKATAGRSTATKASKEAAHAATVAAESAEQTGAHTVVAKKSAARTRTVDVPPASGIATAVPGELAVRPGEDPWTPDEVAEARAALSSEVMRLRSEMEAASAALAGLMRDSGDGAGDDDADTGTKNITREHEMSLAANAQEMLEQTERALARLDAGTYGLCEVCGKPIGKARMQAFPRATLCVEDKQKQERRG, from the coding sequence ATGGTGGCGAACAGGACCGCCGCGAAGAAGACGGCACCGACCGGACCCACGGACGCGCCGGCCGGCGCGGAGGCGGGTACGGAGACCCTCCCGGAATCCGGACCACGGGAAGCGACGGCGGGGAAGACCGCCGGAAGAACCGCCGGGAAGAAGACGGCGAAGAAGACCGCCGCCAGGAAGACCGCGGCGAGGAAGAGCACGACGAAGAGCACGACAGGGAAGAGGCCGGCGTCCGCCGAGCACGCGGACGCCGGGCACGGGTCGCCGGCCGGCAAGGCGCCCGCGAAGAAGGCCACGGCCGGCCGGAGCACGGCCACGAAGGCCTCGAAGGAGGCCGCCCACGCGGCCACGGTGGCGGCCGAGTCCGCCGAGCAGACGGGAGCCCACACGGTGGTAGCCAAGAAGAGCGCGGCCCGGACCCGCACGGTCGACGTCCCCCCGGCCAGTGGGATCGCCACGGCGGTCCCCGGCGAACTGGCGGTCCGGCCGGGCGAGGACCCCTGGACACCGGACGAGGTCGCCGAGGCGCGGGCCGCGCTGAGCAGCGAGGTCATGCGGCTGCGCAGCGAGATGGAGGCCGCCAGCGCGGCGCTCGCCGGGCTGATGCGCGACTCCGGCGACGGCGCGGGTGACGACGACGCGGACACCGGCACCAAGAACATCACCCGCGAGCACGAGATGTCGCTGGCCGCCAACGCCCAGGAGATGCTGGAGCAGACCGAACGGGCCCTGGCCAGGCTCGACGCCGGGACGTACGGGCTGTGCGAGGTCTGCGGCAAACCGATCGGCAAGGCCCGGATGCAGGCGTTCCCGCGGGCCACGCTCTGTGTCGAGGACAAACAGAAGCAGGAGCGCCGAGGCTGA
- the ileS gene encoding isoleucine--tRNA ligase, with protein MTSPQYRQVPAQVDLPALEHAVLDFWRESKVFAKTLEQSEGRPEWVFYEGPPTANGMPGAHHIEARVFKDVFPRFRTMQGYHVGRKAGWDCHGLPVELAVEKELGFNGKKDIEAYGIAEFNARCRESVTRHTDAFTELTTRMGYWVDLDNAYRTMDPEYVESVWWSLKEIFNKGLLVQDHRVAPWCPRCGTGLSDHELAQGYETVVDPSVFVRFPLTSGPLADSASLLVWTTTPWTLVSNTAVAAHPDVTYVVATNGEEKLVVAQPLVEKALGEGWETTGETFTGREMERWTYERPFELVDFPSPGEGSDGHSPAPAHYVVNAEYVTTEDGTGLVHQSPAFGADDLLVCKAYGLPVVNPVRPDGTFEEGLPLVGGVFFKKADEALTEDLAARGKLFRHVPYEHSYPHCWRCHTALLYYAQPSWYIRTTAVKDRLLRENEKTNWFPDSVKHGRFGDWLNNNVDWALSRNRYWGTPLPIWRCEDGHLTCVGSRAELGELTGADMSGLDPHRPFIDEITFTCSQENCQLEAYRVPEVIDAWYDSGSMPFAQWGYPYKNKETFESRYPAQFISEAIDQTRGWFYTLMAIGTLVFDKSSYENVVCLGHILAEDGRKMSKHLGNILQPIPLMDQHGADAVRWFMAAGGSPWAARRVGHNTIQEVVRKTLLTYWNTVAFQALYARTSDWAPSAADPAPADRTVLDRWLLSELNALVDQVTQALEGYDTQRAGKLLSAFVDDLSNWYVRRSRRRFWQGDKAALRTLHEVVETVTRLMAPLTPFITERVWQDLVVPVTPDAPESVHLSTWPKADPAAIDPALSTQMALVRRLVELGRATRAESGVKTRQPLSRALVAVAGFEMLSPELHAQITEELNVSSLASLSEVGGSLVDTTAKANFRALGKRFGKGVQAVAKAIANADAAALSLALREGTASVEVDGETVTLSPGEVIITETPREGWSVASDSGATVALDLEITPELRRAGLARDAIRLIQEARKNSGLDVADRIAVRWTSSSPATVEALTEHSALIADEVLALDYAQGEADPAYGEPFTDEGLALTFRLRKTEQ; from the coding sequence ATGACATCGCCGCAGTACCGCCAGGTTCCCGCCCAGGTCGACCTGCCCGCGCTGGAGCACGCCGTGCTCGATTTCTGGCGCGAGAGCAAGGTCTTCGCCAAGACCCTCGAACAGTCCGAGGGCCGCCCCGAGTGGGTCTTCTACGAGGGCCCGCCCACCGCCAACGGCATGCCCGGCGCCCACCACATCGAGGCCCGCGTCTTCAAGGACGTCTTCCCCCGCTTCCGCACCATGCAGGGCTACCACGTCGGCCGCAAGGCGGGCTGGGACTGTCACGGCCTGCCGGTCGAGCTCGCGGTCGAGAAGGAGCTGGGCTTCAACGGCAAGAAGGACATCGAGGCGTACGGCATCGCCGAGTTCAACGCCCGGTGCCGCGAGTCCGTGACCCGGCACACGGACGCGTTCACCGAGCTCACGACCCGCATGGGCTATTGGGTCGACCTCGACAACGCGTACCGCACGATGGACCCCGAGTACGTCGAGTCGGTGTGGTGGTCGCTGAAGGAGATCTTCAACAAGGGCCTGCTGGTCCAGGACCACCGCGTCGCCCCCTGGTGCCCCCGCTGCGGCACCGGCCTGTCCGACCACGAGCTGGCGCAGGGGTACGAAACGGTCGTCGACCCGTCGGTCTTCGTCCGCTTCCCCCTCACCTCCGGCCCGCTCGCCGACAGCGCCTCGCTCCTGGTCTGGACGACCACCCCCTGGACCCTGGTCTCCAACACCGCCGTCGCCGCGCACCCCGACGTCACCTACGTCGTCGCGACGAACGGCGAGGAGAAGCTGGTCGTCGCGCAGCCGCTCGTCGAGAAGGCGCTGGGCGAGGGCTGGGAGACCACCGGCGAGACCTTCACCGGCCGCGAGATGGAGCGCTGGACCTACGAGCGCCCGTTCGAGCTCGTCGACTTCCCGAGCCCCGGCGAGGGAAGCGACGGGCACAGCCCCGCCCCGGCGCACTACGTCGTCAACGCCGAGTACGTGACGACCGAGGACGGTACGGGTCTGGTCCACCAGTCCCCCGCCTTCGGCGCCGACGACCTCCTGGTCTGCAAGGCGTACGGCCTCCCGGTCGTGAACCCGGTCCGCCCCGACGGCACCTTCGAGGAGGGCCTGCCGCTGGTCGGCGGCGTCTTCTTCAAGAAGGCCGACGAGGCGCTCACCGAGGACCTGGCCGCCCGCGGCAAGCTCTTCCGGCACGTCCCGTACGAGCACAGCTACCCGCACTGCTGGCGCTGCCACACCGCGCTGCTCTACTACGCGCAGCCGTCCTGGTACATCCGCACGACCGCCGTCAAGGACCGGCTGCTCCGGGAGAACGAGAAGACCAACTGGTTCCCGGACTCCGTCAAGCACGGCCGCTTCGGCGACTGGCTGAACAACAACGTCGACTGGGCGCTGTCCCGCAACCGCTACTGGGGCACCCCGCTGCCGATCTGGCGCTGCGAGGACGGCCACCTCACCTGCGTCGGCTCCCGTGCCGAGCTCGGCGAGCTCACCGGCGCCGACATGTCCGGGCTGGACCCGCACCGCCCCTTCATCGACGAGATCACGTTCACCTGCTCGCAGGAGAACTGCCAACTGGAGGCGTACCGCGTCCCGGAGGTCATCGACGCCTGGTACGACTCGGGTTCGATGCCGTTCGCGCAGTGGGGCTACCCGTACAAGAACAAGGAGACCTTCGAGAGCCGCTACCCGGCGCAGTTCATCTCGGAGGCCATCGACCAGACCCGCGGCTGGTTCTACACGCTGATGGCGATCGGCACCCTGGTCTTCGACAAGTCCTCGTACGAGAACGTGGTCTGCCTGGGCCACATCCTCGCCGAGGACGGCCGGAAGATGTCCAAGCACCTGGGCAACATCCTCCAGCCGATCCCGCTCATGGACCAGCACGGCGCGGACGCGGTGCGCTGGTTCATGGCGGCCGGCGGCTCCCCGTGGGCGGCCCGCCGCGTCGGCCACAACACGATCCAGGAGGTCGTCCGCAAGACCCTCCTGACGTACTGGAACACGGTCGCCTTCCAGGCCCTGTACGCCCGTACGTCGGACTGGGCCCCCTCCGCGGCCGACCCGGCCCCGGCGGACCGCACGGTCCTGGACCGCTGGCTGCTGAGCGAGCTGAACGCGCTGGTGGACCAGGTCACGCAGGCCCTGGAGGGGTACGACACCCAGCGGGCCGGCAAGCTCCTGTCGGCCTTCGTCGACGACCTGTCCAACTGGTACGTGCGCCGCTCGCGCCGCCGTTTCTGGCAGGGCGACAAGGCGGCGCTGCGCACCCTGCACGAGGTCGTCGAGACGGTGACCCGGCTGATGGCCCCGCTCACCCCGTTCATCACCGAGCGGGTCTGGCAGGACCTCGTCGTCCCGGTCACCCCGGACGCCCCCGAGTCGGTGCACCTGTCCACCTGGCCGAAGGCGGACCCGGCGGCGATCGACCCGGCCCTCTCCACGCAGATGGCGCTGGTGCGTCGGCTGGTCGAGCTGGGCCGGGCCACCCGCGCCGAGTCCGGCGTCAAGACCCGTCAGCCGCTGTCCCGGGCGCTGGTCGCGGTGGCCGGCTTCGAGATGCTCTCCCCCGAGCTGCACGCCCAGATCACCGAGGAGCTGAACGTCTCCTCGCTGGCCTCGCTCTCCGAGGTGGGCGGCTCGCTGGTCGACACGACCGCGAAGGCCAACTTCCGGGCGCTCGGCAAGCGCTTCGGCAAGGGCGTCCAGGCGGTGGCCAAGGCGATCGCGAACGCCGATGCGGCGGCCCTCTCGCTGGCCCTGCGCGAGGGCACCGCGTCCGTCGAGGTGGACGGCGAGACGGTCACCCTCTCCCCGGGCGAGGTGATCATCACCGAGACGCCGCGCGAGGGCTGGTCGGTGGCGTCCGACTCGGGCGCGACGGTCGCCCTGGACCTGGAGATCACCCCGGAGCTGCGGCGCGCGGGCCTGGCCCGTGACGCGATCCGGCTCATCCAGGAGGCCCGCAAGAACAGCGGCCTGGACGTGGCGGACCGCATCGCCGTCCGCTGGACGTCGTCCTCCCCCGCCACGGTGGAGGCGCTGACCGAGCACTCCGCCCTGATCGCGGACGAGGTCCTGGCCCTGGACTACGCGCAGGGCGAGGCGGACCCGGCGTACGGCGAGCCGTTCACGGACGAGGGCCTGGCCCTGACGTTCCGCCTCCGCAAGACGGAGCAGTAG
- a CDS encoding DivIVA domain-containing protein — MPLTPEDVRNKQFTTVRLREGYDEDEVDAFLDEVESELTRLLRENEDLRAKLAAATRAAAQNQQQGMRKPEPQDRPGAPVPAAISGPPVQQQPPQMGPPQLPGGAPQLPAGPSGHGPGPQGQHGPGPQGPHGPGPMQGGPMGGPMGGPMGGHAPQQQMQQMQQPQMQQPGQGPGGDSAARVLSLAQQTADQAIAEARSEANKIVGEARSRAEGLERDARAKADALERDAQEKHRVAMGSLESARATLERKVEDLRGFEREYRTRLKSYLESQLRQLETQADDSLAPPRTPATASLPPSPSLAPAGAGAMGHTMGSGNPPMSGGGNPSMGGGPSYGGQQQMSPAMTQPMAPVRPQAPQPMQQAPSPMRGFLIDEDDN; from the coding sequence ATGCCGCTGACTCCTGAGGACGTGCGGAACAAGCAGTTCACGACCGTCCGCCTCCGAGAAGGCTATGACGAGGACGAGGTCGATGCCTTCCTCGACGAGGTCGAGTCCGAGCTGACCCGCCTGCTCCGTGAGAACGAGGATCTGCGCGCGAAGCTGGCCGCCGCAACGCGAGCCGCCGCGCAGAACCAGCAGCAGGGCATGCGCAAGCCGGAGCCGCAGGACAGGCCCGGCGCACCCGTGCCCGCCGCCATATCGGGACCGCCGGTCCAGCAGCAGCCCCCGCAGATGGGTCCCCCCCAGCTGCCCGGTGGTGCTCCGCAGCTGCCCGCCGGTCCCAGTGGTCACGGTCCTGGTCCCCAGGGCCAGCACGGCCCCGGCCCGCAGGGCCCGCACGGCCCCGGTCCGATGCAGGGCGGTCCCATGGGTGGCCCGATGGGCGGCCCCATGGGCGGTCACGCCCCCCAGCAGCAGATGCAGCAGATGCAGCAGCCGCAGATGCAGCAGCCCGGTCAGGGCCCCGGCGGCGACAGCGCCGCTCGTGTCCTCTCGCTCGCGCAGCAGACGGCCGACCAGGCGATCGCGGAGGCCCGTTCCGAGGCCAACAAGATCGTCGGTGAGGCGCGCAGCCGCGCCGAGGGCCTGGAGCGGGACGCCCGTGCCAAGGCCGATGCGCTGGAGCGGGACGCGCAGGAGAAGCACCGCGTGGCGATGGGCTCGCTGGAGTCGGCCCGCGCGACGCTGGAGCGCAAGGTCGAGGACCTGCGCGGCTTCGAGCGCGAGTACCGGACCCGTCTGAAGTCCTACCTGGAGAGCCAGCTGCGTCAGCTGGAGACCCAGGCGGACGACTCGCTGGCCCCGCCGCGGACCCCGGCGACCGCCTCGCTGCCGCCGTCGCCCTCGCTGGCTCCGGCCGGTGCGGGCGCCATGGGCCACACCATGGGCAGTGGCAACCCGCCCATGAGTGGCGGCGGCAACCCGTCGATGGGCGGCGGCCCCTCGTACGGCGGTCAGCAGCAGATGTCGCCGGCGATGACGCAGCCGATGGCGCCGGTGCGGCCGCAGGCGCCGCAGCCGATGCAGCAGGCCCCTTCGCCGATGCGCGGGTTCCTGATCGACGAGGACGACAACTGA
- a CDS encoding YggT family protein — translation MGVAVQVVYVALMCFLIVLIFRLVMDYVFQFARSWQPGKPMVVILEATYTVTDPPLKLLRRFIPPLRLGGVALDLSFFVLMIIVYTLINIVIRL, via the coding sequence ATGGGCGTCGCAGTGCAAGTTGTCTATGTCGCGCTGATGTGTTTCCTCATCGTGCTGATCTTCCGGCTGGTCATGGACTACGTCTTCCAGTTCGCGCGTTCATGGCAGCCCGGCAAGCCGATGGTGGTCATACTCGAGGCCACCTACACTGTCACCGATCCACCGCTCAAGCTTCTGCGGCGGTTCATCCCGCCGCTGCGTCTCGGGGGCGTGGCACTCGACCTGTCCTTCTTCGTTCTGATGATCATCGTCTACACCCTGATCAACATCGTGATCAGGCTGTGA
- the sepF gene encoding cell division protein SepF, whose translation MAGAMRKMAVYLGLVEDDGYDGPGFDPDDEFEPEPEPERDRRRHQPAHQVERDREREREEPVRAVQPPAQREPVQIPAERERPARIAPVASITPERPNMEKNAPVIMPKVVSEREPYRITTLHPRTYNEARTIGEHFREGTPVIMNLTEMDDTDAKRLVDFAAGLVFGLHGSIERVTQKVFLLSPANVDVTAEDKARIAEGGFFNQS comes from the coding sequence ATGGCCGGCGCGATGCGCAAGATGGCGGTCTACCTCGGCCTCGTGGAGGACGATGGGTACGACGGTCCGGGGTTCGACCCCGACGACGAATTCGAACCCGAGCCGGAGCCCGAGCGGGACCGGCGGCGGCACCAGCCCGCGCATCAGGTGGAGCGGGACCGCGAACGGGAGCGGGAGGAACCGGTACGAGCGGTACAGCCCCCCGCGCAGCGGGAGCCGGTTCAGATCCCGGCGGAAAGGGAACGACCCGCCCGGATCGCCCCCGTGGCATCCATCACACCTGAACGTCCGAACATGGAGAAGAACGCACCGGTGATCATGCCCAAGGTCGTGTCCGAGCGGGAGCCCTACCGCATCACCACGCTGCACCCCAGGACCTACAACGAGGCCCGTACCATCGGGGAACACTTCCGTGAGGGCACTCCGGTGATCATGAATCTCACGGAGATGGACGATACGGACGCCAAGCGACTTGTCGACTTTGCCGCGGGACTCGTCTTCGGTCTCCATGGCAGCATTGAGCGTGTGACGCAGAAGGTGTTCCTGTTGTCGCCTGCTAACGTCGATGTCACGGCGGAGGACAAGGCCCGCATCGCTGAGGGCGGATTCTTCAACCAGAGCTGA
- a CDS encoding YggS family pyridoxal phosphate-dependent enzyme — MTDRRTQLAENLARVEERIASACSAAGRGREEVTLIVVTKTYPASDVRILHELGVRHVAENRDQDAAPKAAECADLSLTWHFVGQLQTNKVRSVAGYADVVQSVDRIKLVTALSAAAVREGRELGCLIQVALDAESGERGTRGGVAPDGIEELAAAVGSAPGLRLDGLMTVAPLAGPYAGRQRAAFDRLMEFSSRLRGNHPAANMVSAGMSADLEDAVAAGATHVRVGTAVLGVRPGLG, encoded by the coding sequence ATGACGGACCGTAGAACTCAACTCGCCGAAAACCTGGCACGGGTGGAGGAACGCATTGCTTCCGCCTGTTCCGCCGCGGGGCGCGGGCGGGAGGAAGTGACCCTCATCGTGGTCACCAAGACCTATCCCGCGAGCGATGTGCGGATTCTGCACGAACTCGGTGTACGTCATGTCGCGGAGAATCGTGACCAGGACGCGGCACCCAAAGCAGCCGAATGCGCGGATCTGTCGCTCACATGGCACTTTGTCGGTCAATTGCAGACCAATAAGGTTCGCTCCGTGGCAGGTTATGCCGATGTCGTGCAGTCGGTGGACCGGATCAAACTGGTCACGGCACTCTCGGCGGCGGCCGTGCGCGAAGGGCGCGAACTGGGCTGCCTCATCCAGGTGGCGCTGGACGCGGAGAGCGGCGAACGGGGCACCCGGGGCGGTGTCGCGCCGGACGGGATCGAGGAGTTGGCCGCCGCGGTCGGCTCCGCGCCGGGGCTGCGGCTCGACGGCCTGATGACCGTCGCACCGCTCGCCGGACCGTACGCGGGACGGCAACGGGCCGCCTTCGACCGGCTGATGGAATTCTCATCCCGGCTGCGCGGGAACCATCCGGCTGCGAACATGGTCTCCGCAGGGATGAGCGCGGACCTCGAGGACGCGGTCGCGGCCGGGGCGACACATGTACGCGTCGGTACGGCGGTACTCGGAGTCCGACCCGGGCTCGGGTAA
- the pgeF gene encoding peptidoglycan editing factor PgeF: protein MIDRHHAVASGGRAHFAFTDRWGGVSAAPYEELNLGGAVGDDPAAVLANRERAARDLGLDPARVVWMNQVHGRDVAVVDGPWGDAPEIPAVDAVVTARRGLPLAVLTADCTPVLLADPVAGVVAAAHAGRPGLVAGVVPAAVEAMTGLGAEVSRIVARTGPAVCGRCYEVPADMRAEVARSVPAAWSETSWGTPAVDVVAGVHAQLEALGVEDRRASPVCTLESSDHFSYRRDRVTGRLAGYVWLD, encoded by the coding sequence GTGATAGACCGGCACCACGCAGTAGCCTCCGGGGGCCGTGCGCACTTCGCCTTCACCGACAGGTGGGGCGGGGTGAGCGCAGCCCCCTACGAGGAGCTCAACCTCGGCGGCGCGGTCGGAGACGACCCCGCCGCCGTTCTGGCCAACCGCGAGCGCGCCGCCCGTGATCTCGGTCTGGACCCGGCCCGGGTCGTCTGGATGAACCAGGTGCACGGCAGGGACGTCGCGGTCGTCGACGGCCCGTGGGGCGACGCTCCGGAGATACCCGCGGTGGACGCGGTGGTGACCGCGCGGCGCGGCCTCCCGCTCGCCGTGCTCACGGCCGACTGCACCCCCGTACTGCTCGCCGACCCGGTCGCCGGGGTCGTGGCCGCGGCGCACGCGGGCCGTCCCGGCCTGGTCGCCGGGGTCGTCCCCGCCGCGGTCGAGGCCATGACCGGGCTCGGCGCCGAGGTCTCCCGGATCGTCGCCCGCACCGGGCCGGCGGTCTGCGGCCGGTGCTACGAGGTCCCGGCCGACATGCGCGCCGAGGTCGCGCGGAGCGTCCCCGCAGCCTGGTCCGAGACCAGCTGGGGCACCCCGGCCGTGGACGTCGTCGCGGGGGTCCATGCCCAGCTCGAGGCGCTCGGGGTCGAGGACCGCCGGGCCTCGCCGGTCTGCACCCTCGAATCGAGCGACCATTTCTCGTACCGCCGCGACCGCGTCACCGGGCGGCTCGCCGGATATGTCTGGTTGGACTGA
- the ftsZ gene encoding cell division protein FtsZ, translating to MAAPQNYLAVIKVIGVGGGGVNAINRMIEVGLKGVEFIAINTDAQALLMSDADVKLDVGRELTRGLGAGANPAVGRKAAEDHREEIEEVLKGADMVFVTAGEGGGTGTGGAPVVANIARSLGALTIGVVTRPFTFEGRRRANQAEDGIAELREEVDTLIVIPNDRLLSISDRQVSVLDAFKSADQVLLSGVQGITDLITTPGLINLDFADVKSVMSEAGSALMGIGSARGDDRAVAAAEMAISSPLLEASIDGARGVLLSISGGSDLGLFEINEAAQLVSEAAHPEANIIFGAVIDDALGDEVRVTVIAAGFDGGQPPARRENVLGASSAKREEQAPPVRAAEPVRQSGGLGSVPLREEPPVQVEPKPVVSESHLPPVAPPQVPSARPYQDSQAEELDVPDFLK from the coding sequence GTGGCAGCACCGCAGAACTACCTCGCAGTCATCAAGGTCATCGGTGTCGGCGGCGGTGGTGTCAATGCCATCAACCGAATGATCGAGGTCGGTCTCAAGGGCGTCGAGTTCATCGCGATCAACACTGATGCGCAAGCCCTGTTGATGAGCGACGCCGACGTCAAGCTCGACGTCGGCCGCGAACTCACCCGCGGCCTCGGCGCCGGGGCCAACCCGGCCGTCGGTCGCAAGGCGGCAGAGGACCACCGTGAGGAGATCGAGGAGGTCCTCAAGGGGGCCGACATGGTCTTCGTCACCGCCGGCGAAGGCGGCGGCACCGGCACCGGCGGCGCCCCCGTCGTCGCCAACATCGCCCGCTCGCTGGGCGCCCTGACGATCGGCGTGGTCACCCGCCCGTTCACCTTCGAGGGCCGGCGGCGTGCGAACCAGGCGGAGGACGGCATCGCCGAGCTCCGCGAAGAGGTCGACACCCTCATCGTCATCCCCAACGACCGGCTGCTGTCCATCTCGGACCGCCAGGTCAGCGTGCTCGACGCGTTCAAGTCGGCCGACCAGGTCCTGCTCTCGGGTGTCCAGGGCATCACCGACCTCATCACGACGCCCGGTCTGATCAACCTCGACTTCGCCGACGTCAAGTCGGTCATGTCCGAGGCCGGCTCGGCGCTCATGGGCATCGGCTCGGCCCGCGGCGACGACCGCGCGGTGGCCGCCGCGGAGATGGCGATCTCCTCGCCGCTCCTGGAGGCGTCCATCGACGGCGCCCGCGGTGTCCTGCTCTCCATCTCCGGCGGCAGCGACCTCGGTCTCTTCGAGATCAACGAGGCCGCCCAGCTGGTGAGCGAGGCGGCGCACCCCGAGGCGAACATCATCTTCGGCGCGGTCATCGACGACGCGCTGGGCGACGAGGTGCGGGTCACCGTGATCGCGGCCGGCTTCGACGGCGGACAGCCGCCGGCCCGCCGCGAGAACGTCCTGGGCGCGAGCTCCGCCAAGCGCGAGGAGCAGGCTCCGCCGGTCCGCGCCGCCGAGCCGGTGCGCCAGAGCGGCGGACTGGGCTCCGTGCCCCTCCGCGAGGAGCCGCCGGTCCAGGTGGAGCCCAAGCCGGTGGTGAGCGAGAGCCACCTGCCGCCGGTCGCCCCGCCGCAGGTCCCCTCGGCCCGTCCCTACCAGGACTCCCAGGCCGAAGAGCTGGATGTCCCGGACTTCTTGAAGTGA